The sequence below is a genomic window from Oncorhynchus nerka isolate Pitt River linkage group LG7, Oner_Uvic_2.0, whole genome shotgun sequence.
TATAACTGTACAAGCTCTAAATTCAGAGGTCTTAAATTCTAAGCTGGGTTTTGTCTAAAGCAGATCTGAAATTTCTCAAATGTTGGTGAGATGCAAATCTTACCAATCTAGCCTTTGGCAAAAAATAATGCATTCTCTTTACCGAAGCATGGGCTCTTGGAATCATGTTATGACTATGTTCATCCATGTATAATGACAGTTTCAAGACAATGGAAGGTATTTCAGTCAGGACTAACTGTCAAAGCCAGATGTTTCTCATGTTaacatggtgttgatgtgagtgaCCTTGTTGACAGGAAGCTGAGAGATGTGGGgtccacagaacagtccatgctGGAGAGGTAGGCCCTGCCTCTGTGGTGAAAGAGGTGAGCTTCCCTTTCCTGTACAGCCTTTGGGGACCATTAAATATTTGACAGTTCAACTTGACCGAAGACTTTCTCTACTTCTCAACACACAACAgcaacacctacagtaccagtcaaacgtttggacacatctactcattcaagagtttctttatttgtactattttctacattattattctacagtgaagacatcaaagctatgaaataacagacTCATGTAAACAAAAAAcgtgttaaaacaaatcaaaatatattttatatttgagattcttcaaagtagccaccctttaacttgatgacagctttgcacacacttggcattctctcaaccagcttcatgaggtagtcacctggaatgcatttaaattaacacgtgtgccttgttaaaagttaatttgtggtcatttctttccttcttaatgcgtttgagccaatcagttgtgttgtgacaaagtaggggcaCTATGATGAAAATGGCACTCATGATGACCgctacaggaaaagaagacccagagttactctGCTGCAGagcataagttcattagagttaccagcctcagaaatcagcaattgactgcacctcagattgcagcccaaataaatgcttcacagagtttaagtaacagacatctcaacatcaactgttcagaagagccTGCGTGACTTCAtgattgaattgctgcaaagaaaccactactaaaggacaccaataagaagagacttgcttgggccaagaaacacaagcaacggacattagaccggtggagaactgtcttttggtctgatgagtccaaatgtgagatttttggttccaaccgccgtgtctttgtaagacgcagagtaggtgaacagataatctatgcatgtgttgttcccaccatgaagcatggaagaggaagtgtgatggtgctttgctagtgacactggtttacttagaattcaaggtacacttaaccagcatgctaACAAGCaataagccatcccatctggggTGTGCTGAGTGGGACTATCCTTTGTTGTTCATCAGGACAAAGACCAAAAACACACTTCCAATATAAGGGCTAtctgaccaagaaagagagtgataagagctgcatcagatgaccaggcctccacaataacccaacctcaacccaattgaggtggtttgggataagttggaccgcagagtgaaggaaaagcagccaacaagtgctcagcatatgtgggaactccttcaagactgttgggaaagcattccaggtgaagctggttgagataatgccaagagtatgaaaagctgtcatcaaggcaaagggtggatactttgaagaatctaaaacatTTTTTGTCGTACACTTTcagttaccacatgattccatagtattgatgtcttcactattattctacaaatggtgaaaatagtataaataaagaaacacttgaatgagtaggtgtgtccaaaattttgCCTGGTAGTGTACGTCATAACGTCTCTCACTGAACTGTTATCATGTTATAAGTGACACTGCATTGTGAAAACATATCTCCTCTTTTATAAGAACGTAAATACAGTTTGTTTGTCAGATAGAAACAAGTAAAACTACTGAGTACACAGAGCGCACTAGTCTGTTCATCACTAGCCAATATCACGTCACCCTGGAATTCTTCACTAGCCTATGTGAATTACTTTCTATGAAAGCCATATTTCTAAAATGTCAGGCAACTATGCAACCAAAGACAGCATGTTGCCAGGAATAGCCAGTAGTTCTGTTCGTGAGAGGATTTTGACAAAACTGATTGATGACACATATTGCATGACTTCTTCAGGCTGTGGAGGTCCTGAAAGCAGAGAGAATAGGACATGGCTACAACATACTGGAGGACCAAGTGCTGTACAAACAACTCCTGGAGCAGAATATGCATTTTGAGGTAAGAACGTACACATTTATATTTCACCTGTAATGTAAAGTAACATTAGACTTCGTACAGACAGAATATTACATGATGTATGAGCATACCTCATAAAACAAGATAAATTGATCCTACCTTGAATGGAGAGGCTACACAGCTGACGCTTAAACCGACTAGCAAAAACCTCAAAAGTGACCTTTACGTTAACCCTAACCAAATCCTTAACCccgaccctaaccttaacctaattttAATACTTTTATGAAATAAAATATTGGTTTGGGCATCAGGTTGTGGACTTATAGCCTTTTCCTACCATGAAGGTGGCTAGTGCAATGACCTCTGGTGGTCATGAAGAGACATTACACAAGCGTTGTGTCCCAATTAATAGCTCCTTTCTCCCAAAAGGTCTACTTTCCTAGATGGATTTGAAAGTAAAATTactggtacagtgcattcggaaagtattcagattttttttttttcactttttataacgttacagccttattctaaaatagattaaacaggtttttagaaattgttgcaaatttatatatatatttttaaaaactaATACTTATTTACAAAAGCATTCGGaccccctttactcagtactttgtcgaagcacttttggcagcgattacaccttcttgggtatgacgctacaagcgtggcacacttgtatttggggagttaatcccattcttctctgcagatcctctcaagcgatcaggttggatggggaacgtcgctgcacagctattttcatgtctcaccagagatgttcgatcgggttcaagtccgggctcgggctgggcaactcaaggacattcagagacttgtcccgaagccactcctgtgttgtcttaactgtgtgcttagggtcattgtcctgttggaaggtgaactttcgccccagtctgaggtcctgagcaggttttcatcaaggatctctctgtactttactccgttcatatttccctcgatccggactaggctcccagtccctgctgctgaataacatcccaacagcatgatgctgccaccaacatgcttcaccgtagggatggtgccaggtttcctccagacgtgacgcttggcattcaggccaaagagttcaatcttggtttcatcagaacagagaatcttgtttctcagagtctgagagtcctttaggtgccttttggcaaactccaagtgggcggtcatgtgccttttactgaggagtggcttccgtctagccactctgccataaaggcctgattcgtggagtgctgcagagatggttgtccttcccgaaggttcttccatctccacagaggaactctgtcagagtgaccaacgtgttcttggtcacctccatgaccaaggctcttctctccCAGCTGCTCAGTTTGGCTGTGCGGCAacctctaggaagagtgttggtggttccaaacgtcttccatttaagaatgacggaggccactgtgttcttggggaccttcaatgctgcagaattgttttggtacccatccccaaatctgtgccttgagacaatcctgtctcggagctctatggacaattccttccacctcatggcttggtttttgctctgacaggtgtgtgcctttccaaggtATTTCCAGTTTgtcagtattgtgtgtagattgaggaacaaATTCATttgatctattttagaataaggctgtaacgtaacaaaatgtggaaaaagtcatgaatactttcccgaatgcactgtatatggaaaATCCCCATAGCCAACACAATTATTTTAAACTTGTGGGGAGTAGTGAACATGTGCACacttcaggaggaaggagagTTTATTGGGAGGCAACCAAGAACTAGTCTCCTTCACTAGCCATGTGTCCAACTACAGCCTAGAATCCTGGCAGAcaaggctactgttctgtaaggAAGGAATGCCGTGTGATTTACAGGTGTGTCCCATATCCAGCAAACTGACTGGAGCCTGTGACCCAGACTTCACCAAGCATCCTGTCATCACGTAAGCCATCTTTCACTACTCATCATATTCTATGAATGATACTAACGATAAAGTTTCAACAACCCAATACCATAAAGATTGTAACAGGCGTTTGGAAACAATACCTTTTTTTTAACCGTTTCATTTTTGTCTGGGTTTACTTATCCCCTCTGAATGTTGTGTGTGTAGCTTCAGAAAGGATAAGGCCAACTACTCCCTGAACACAGACGACCCTTTGATTTTCAACTCCACCCTGCACTTAGACTACAGCActgcccagaactacatgggctTCACCGAGGAGGAATTCAAGAGACTGGTAAGAAAACACATTTCAACTCTTCCTATTTGGCTTGGCAGCTCAATACCATTAAAtatttagcctggtcccagatctgtttatgctGTATAGCTAAATCCTATGGTTGTTAACATGATAATTAATGACCAAAGGAGTTGGGAAGACCGCACAAACAGATCCAGGACCAGGCTATGAAATACTATGCGACTGTTGATATAACcattaaatactacagtatactctcCCCTTATGGTTTAATAAGTCTCTCATTCACCTCGTTTTTCAGAACATAAACTCCGCTAACTCCAGCTTCTTGcctgagaaggagaagaaggatcTTATTAACAAGTTGTACGAAGCCTATGGAATGGTGGAGAACACTGGCTTTTAAATTAAGTACTGATCAGAGCTGCAACAACAACCCAGGCACCAACCACTTTGCCAAGTAAGATAGGTCGTATAGACTATTTGAATCGTCATGCCAACAACTTACATTTCCTTTGGTGGAAATAGAGTTCTTACCCcacattttaaaataaattggGAATGCTTCAGGTAAACCAGCTCTATACCAAAAATGATCAAAAATGTAATGTTGTAGTCCTAGTTGTGAGCACTAGGTGACATACTCTATCTACTGCTGTACTGTTCTCACTTGGTGGAGAGTAAAGACTTCTGAAGTGGTCTTACCGTTTTTAGAGTAACTTCTGTAAGAGGTTTTTCTCAGAGGTAGATTTTGTGAAACATTTTGTAATTTTTGCATTTTACTAATTGAAAAGCAGTTCCATTTAATAAATTTCTTCCATTGAGGACAATGACGTTAAAATACGAGCAAAATCTACAATAAAAACGCTTTTGCATCTTAAAATTGTCATTATTGAAGGAATATCAGAATCAACTGCAATATGGACCTTACCTCACTATGGACAGTTTAGTTCAAATGTAAACCACTTGAGTGGCAGCTCTTACAGAGCAGCAGCATATCTTACTGGAAAAGCACAGGCTGGACCCAGGAACATAGAGCTTGCTCATGAGTACCACTTCACTCAAACACTTCTTCTCCTTTATCAAAAAAAAATACAACATGGAGGTGCTAGGGCGCTGTCCTATATGCTGTAAATTGGCTTCCTGTGACCACTCCAATGTACACTAAACTGCATTAGGAAATATTGATGATAACCTCAAATATTCAACTTCCATCAGCAATGGGTGTCTTTGAACGGGCATATCTTGGCTAACGTCAGTGTTTCAAAAAATCTATAGAAAACTGCACCTCTACTTGAGAACTAAATAAATCCCACTAGCAGTATTCTGACTACTGAAAGTACAAATTCTGACTACTGAAAGTACAAATTCTGACTACTGAAAGTACAAGTTCTGACCACTGAAAGTACAAGTTCTGACCACTGAAAGTACAAGTTCTGACCACTGAAAGTACAAGTTCTGACCACTGAAAGTAGCTTCACTGAAGAAAATGAAAGACTCCGGGAGTGCCTCAGGCAGCAATGGTATTCTGAAGATAAGATTACAGTTGTGCCAACAGCAAAAGTATGCACATACCGTAACAGAAGATAAACCTTTTATTACAGAAAAGAAATGACTATTACAAAAGGTATCAGAGAACCATTTGAAATAAATATGATACTATTATTATTGTAAAACAAAAGGTAAAATAATAAACACAAAAGAAATGGCAAACATGATTATAGATTCTACATAGCTCGTTTTTGATGATAGTTCCATGTTAGGTTTGGAACAACAACATTTCATTCTAAGAAAGGATAGTGTTCAGTACATCTGGAGAGACATAGATCCAAAGTTTGGTACATTCTCATAGTGATGTGAGAACTTTTCCTTTACCACCGTAGCCCAGCAGCACCTCTAGGCCAAGAACAGATGTAGTCCTACTTGTCAACAACTGTTCTGTcaactacatttcccacaatgccaATTGATAAAGGAGAAGGATCATGCAGCTGGACCAGCAAAGCTCCATCAAAGCTACACAGTGAGAGATGTCATCACTGTTGAGTTAGGAGAGGGGTAGGGTCTAGTCAGGCAGGACATTCAGGagatcctctctctgtcttattcTGTCCCTTCTTCTCCGTGTCCCGCTCTCCACTCCTGTGAGGTGGATTAGGATGGGCCCTCGCCTCCCTGGGCCTCTTGGCTGGTCAACCCTTCACCCTCAGGGGCTGGTGATGCACCAGAGTCTCCTTCTGAAAGACACGGGAAACATGGTCCATTAAAAACAAAGAAAGTGCCCACAAGTGTCAATAGATTGGAGATGGCTTGGGAGAGAAGGCAGGAGGTAATGCTGACTAAGTGAATGAAGATGTAGAACACAAACACCtggctatatctatctacacacacacacacacacacacacacactcacccgccACCTTCAGGTCCAGCCCTTCCATGTCTTTGGTTAATTCACTGGTGCTGGCTGCTGCCCCCTGTCCCTGTATGTCAGGTACTGCGTTCCTGCGGCCTGTACGATCACAGTTGATGAAGTCAGAGTACGGTGTTGTTGTCTCCACATCCATTATCTGTCCATGatcagacacctcattacacctgCAGAGAGGGATAGGATAGGATTCATTTTGATGTCCCAAGGGGAAAATTGTCTCAGACACCCGGTACTGATGTATACAaaatagacattacattacacacaTCATGATACACGTCACATACATAATACTTTCCATATTCCCTTATTCTGTCAGTGGCGTACTAACACAGTTCAGCTTTACTTATTGCTGGTTAGGTATTAGATGGACATGGGAATAAATGTGTGTTTATACCTGTTCAACTTACATGTGGGGACCTTACAGCGTCTGTCTGAGGGAAGGAGGGACCCTACAGCGTCTGTCTGAAGGGAGGAGGGACCTGAACTGAAATCATTTCCTGCTCTTGtctgatggagagggggagggagagggacagcctTACTGAGGCCAACAAAACAAAGCTGAGCTAAACCAGGCTGGAACTGTGGAAAAAAaggaaatataaaaaataaacatttgaacCACCACAATTATGTTCAAGTTGACACGACAGTGTGAGGGGTATGACTATCTCAATGTTGAGCCATACAAATAGTCTGTACCATATCCAGAGCTCAGAGTTGACAGTGAAATATTGTCCTTTCTATTTCTGCACAGTGGGCTAATGGCGCTAGCGTCAGAGCTAATTTGCCAACCTAATTACAAgttattaaaataaaataaaaaacggaGCGTTGGTCAGGGACTCAAACCCTCAAGCCAATCACTCACTTAACTTTGACTGTCTAAAAACTACTCACATGAAAAGTGCAAACTTACAATACGTTCTTTATACATATTAAGCCTTTCAAAAGTGCAGAGgctgactgggggagagagaaaagaggagagactaTTGagctcagcttacattagctactcattcctccctgctgggtcttcctcttctcagcagacattagctactcattcctccctgctcggtcttcctcttctcagcagacattagctactcattcctccctgctcggtcttcctcttctcagcttacattagctactcattcctccctgctcggtcttcctcttctcagcttacattagctactcattcctccctgctcggtcttcctcttctcagcttacattagctactcattcctccctgctgggtcttcctcttctcagcagacattagctactcattcctccctgctgggtcttcctcttctcagcttacattagctactcattcctccctgctccgtcttcctcttctcagcttacattagctactcgttcctccctgctgggtcttcctcttctcagcagacattagctactcattcctccctgctcggccttcctcttctcagcagacattagctactcattcctccctgctcggccttcctcttctcagcagacattagctactcattcctccctgctgggtcttcctcttctcagcagacattagctactcattcctccctgctcggccttcctcttctcagcagacattagctactcattcctccctgctgggtcttcctcttctcagcagacattagctactcattcctccctgctcggccttcctcttctcagcagacattagctactcattcctccctgctcggccttcctcttctcagcagacattagctactcattcctccctgctcggccttcctcttctcagcagacattagctactcattcctccctgctgggtcttcctcttctcagcagacattagctactcattcctccctgctgggtcttcctcttctcagcttacattagctactcattcctccctgctcggtcttcctcttctcagcttacattagctactcattcctccctgctcggtcttcctcttctcagcttacattagctactcattcctccctgctcggtcttcctcttctcagcttacattagctactcattcctccctgctgggtcttcctcttctcagcagacattagctactcattcctccctgctgggtcttcctcttctcagcagacattagctactcattcctccctgctcggtgttcctcttctcagcagacattagctactcattcctccctgctcggtcttcctcttctcagcttacattagctactcattcctccctgctgggtcttcctctttcagcagacattagctactcattcctccctgctccgtcttcctcttctcagcagacattagctactcattcctccctgctccgtcttcctcttctcagcttacattagctactcattcctccctgctcggtcttcctcttctcagcttacattagctactcattcctccctgctcggtcttcctcttctcagcttacattagctacttattcctccctgctcggtcttcctcttctcagcttacattagctactcattcctccctgctcggtcttcctcttctcagcagacattagctactcattcctccctgctcagtcttcctcttctcagcagacattagctactcattcctccctgctcggtcttcctcttctcagcttacattagctactcattcctccctgctccgtcttcctcttctcagcttacattagctactcattcctccctgctcagtcttcctcttctcagcttacattagctactcattcctccctgctcggtcttcctcttctcagcttacattagctactcattcctctctgctcggtcttcctcttctcagcagacattagctactcattcctccctgctcggtcttcctcttctcagcttacattagctactcattcctccctgctcggtcttcctcttctcagcttacattagctactcattcctccctgctccgtcttcctcttctcagcagacattagctactcattcctccctgctcggtcttcctcttctcagcagacattagctactcattcctccctgctcggccttcctcttctcagcagacattagctactcattcctccctgctgggtcttcctcttctcagcagacattagctactcattcctccctgctcggccttcctcttctcagcagacattagctactcattcctccctgctcggccttcctcttctcagcagacattagctactcattcctccctgctcggtcttcctcttctcagcagacattagctactcattcctccctgctgggtcttcctcttctcagcagacattagctactcattcctccctgctgggtcttcctcttctcagcttacattagctactcattcctccctgctcggtcttcctcttctcagcagacattagctactcattcctccctgctcggtcttcctcttctcagcttacattagctactcattcctccctgctcggtcttcctcttctcagcttacattagctactcattcctccctgctgggtcttcctcttctcagcagacattagctactcattcctccctgctgggtcttcctcttctcagcagacattagctactcattcctccctgctcggtgttcctcttctcagcagacattagctactcattcctccctgctcggtcttcctcttctcagcttacattagctactcattcctccctgctgggtcttcctcttctcagcagacattagctactcattcctccctgctccgtcttcctcttctcagcttacattagctactcattcctccctgctccgtcttcctcttctcagcttacattagctactcattcctccctgctcggtcttcctcttctcagcttacattagctactcattcctccctgctcggtcttcctcttctcagcttacattagctactcattcctcctgctcggtcttcctcttctcagcagacattagctactcattcctccctgctcggtcttcctcttctcagcttacattagctactcattcctccctgctcggtcttcctcttctcagcttacattagctactcattcctccctgctccgtcttcctcttctcagcagacattagctactcattcctccctgctcggtcttcctcttctcagcagacattagctactcattcctccctgctcggtcttcctcttctcagcttacattagctactcattcctccctgctcagtcttcctcttctcagcttacattagctactcattcctccctgctcggtcttcctcttctcagcttacattagctactcattcctcctgctcggtcttcctcttctcagcagacattagctactcattcctccctgctcggtcttcctcttctcagcttacattagctactcattcctccctgctgggtcttctcttctcagcttacattagctactcattcctccctgcttggtcttcctcttctcagcagacattagctactcattcctccctgctcggtcttcctcttctcagcagacattagctactcattcctccctgctgggtcttcctcttctcagcagacattagctactcattcctccctgctcggccttcctcttctcagcagacattagctactcattcctccctgctcggtgttcctcttctcagcagacattagctactcattcctccctgctcggtcttcctcttctcagcagacattagctactcattcctccctgctgggtcttcctcttcccagcagacattagctactcattcctccctgctcggtcttcctcttctcagcagacattagctactcattcctccctgctccgtcttcctcttctcagcagacattagctactcattcctccctgctccgtcttcctcttctcagcttacattagctactcattcctccctgctcggtcttcctcttctcagcttacattagctactcattcctccctgctcggtcttcctcttctcagcttacattagctactcattcctccctgctcagtcttcctcttctcagcttacattagctactcattcctccctgctgggtcttcctcttctcagcagacattagctactcattcctccctgctcggtcttcctcttctcagcagacattagctactcattcctccctgctcggtcttcctcttctcagcagacattagctactcattcctccctgctccgtcttcctcttctcagcttacattagctactcattcctccctgctccgtcttcctcttctcagcttacattagctactcattcctccctgctcggtcttcctcttctcagcttacattagctactcattcctccctgctcggtcttcctcttctcagcttacattagctactcattcctccctgctcggtcttcctcttctcagcttacattagctactcattcctccctgctcggtcttcctcttctcagcagacattagctactcattcctccctgctcagtcttcctcttctcagcagacattagctactcattcctccctgctccgtcttcctcttctcagcttacattagctactcattcctccctgctcagtcttcctcttctcagcttacattagctactcattcctccctgctcggtcttcctcttctcagcagacattagctactcattcctccctgctcggtcttcctcttctcagcagacattagctactcattcctccctgctcggtcttcctcttctcagcttacattagctactcattcctccctgctcggtcttcctcttctcagcttacattagctactcattcctccctgctccgtcttcctcttctcagcagacattagctactcattcctccctgctcggtcttcctcttctcagcagacattagctactcattcctccctgctcggtcttcctcttctcagcttacattagctactcattcctccctgctcggtcttcctcttctcagcagacattagctactcattcctccctgctgggtcttcctcttctcagcttacattagctactcattcctccctgctcggtcttcctcttctcagcagacattagctactcattcctccctgctcggtcttcctcttctcagcagacattagctactcattcctccctgctgggtcttcctcttctcagcagacattagctactcattcctccctgctcggccttcctcttctcagcagacattagctactcattcctccctgctcggtcttcctcttctcagcttacattagctactcattcctccctgctcggtcttcctcttctcagcttacattagctactcattcctccctgctcggtcttcctcttctcagcttacattagctactcattcctccctgctcggtcttcctcttctcagcttacattagctactcattcctccctgctcggtcttcctcttctcagcttacattagctactcattcctccctgctcggtcttcctcttctcagcttacattagctactcattcctccctgctgggtcttcctcttctcagcagacattagctactca
It includes:
- the LOC115132461 gene encoding cAMP-dependent protein kinase inhibitor gamma-like isoform X1 translates to MCNEVSDHGQIMDVETTTPYSDFINCDRTGRRNAVPDIQGQGAAASTSELTKDMEGLDLKVAEGDSGASPAPEGEGLTSQEAQGGEGPS
- the LOC115132461 gene encoding cAMP-dependent protein kinase inhibitor gamma-like isoform X2: MDVETTTPYSDFINCDRTGRRNAVPDIQGQGAAASTSELTKDMEGLDLKVAEGDSGASPAPEGEGLTSQEAQGGEGPS